In Anopheles gambiae chromosome 2, idAnoGambNW_F1_1, whole genome shotgun sequence, a single window of DNA contains:
- the LOC4577177 gene encoding uncharacterized protein LOC4577177, translating to METIKLKTKDGKVITAKRHLLKKSSVLEKKLEELAEEASSEVGTIMNVPEADENSLRNILQWLERCERTTESEGSGTIDASEEAEIPNNQEQNMDRNTGSGETGATFDKEYFTNFRQFCVMIAVANRLRVQEFVDAAVRFVIEWKQDKSLDEIRGLLERQELSVRPRNPAATGSSGEQM from the coding sequence ATGGAAACCATCAAGCTGAAGACGAAGGACGGTAAAGTAATCACCGCCAAGCGACACCTGCTGAAGAAATCATCCGTGCTGGAAAAGAAGCTGGAGGAGCTGGCGGAGGAAGCATCCTCGGAAGTCGGTACCATCATGAACGTTCCGGAAGCGGACGAAAACTCTCTGCGCAACATTCTTCAGTGGCTGGAACGGTGCGAGCGAACGACCGAATCGGAGGGAAGCGGAACCATCGACGCCAGCGAAGAGGCGGAGATTCCCAACAACCAGGAGCAGAACATGGATCGGAACACGGGCAGCGGTGAGACCGGCGCCACATTTGACAAGGAGTATTTCACCAACTTTCGTCAGTTTTGTGTGATGATTGCTGTGGCAAACCGGCTGCGGGTGCAGGAGTTTGTGGATGCTGCCGTGCGCTTCGTAATCGAATGGAAGCAGGACAAAAGTTTGGACGAGATACGCGGGCTGCTGGAGCGACAGGAACTGTCGGTTCGTCCCCGGAATCCGGCAGCAACTGGTAGCAGCGGTGAGCAAATGTAA